A genomic stretch from Longimicrobium sp. includes:
- the dapE gene encoding succinyl-diaminopimelate desuccinylase — MTQPQTHANTDPEALRHELSERTLALCKIPSETGQEALIAEWVEGQCSAFAGPESVKRIGNSLVCDPLGAEGAPGLPVVALVGHLDTVKCAEDQAYEIRDGRVYGCGATDMKAGVAVMLALLERWKELEGSRPVWIFYDGEEGPSEGNGLEAVLTWPELPAIDFAFILEPTDRALQPGCMGVLHASVTVPGVRAHSARPWQGENAIYRAIPLLEKFAQLERRCITFGALDFYEVIVVTQATTSNSKNVVPDALVLNVNFRFAPGNTAENAERELREIVGDAATVELIDSAPSGEVHADHPLIRDWRERLALDIQPKQAWTDVARFTAHGIPAVNFGPGETSQAHQANEWCSIDSLEHCFAALYRYFRP; from the coding sequence GTGACCCAACCACAGACCCACGCGAACACCGATCCCGAAGCCCTCCGCCACGAGCTCTCCGAGCGGACGCTGGCGCTGTGCAAGATCCCGAGCGAGACGGGGCAGGAGGCGCTGATCGCCGAATGGGTGGAGGGGCAGTGCTCCGCCTTCGCGGGACCGGAGTCGGTGAAGAGGATCGGCAACTCGCTGGTCTGCGATCCGCTGGGCGCGGAGGGGGCGCCGGGGCTGCCGGTGGTGGCGCTGGTGGGGCACCTGGATACCGTGAAGTGCGCCGAGGACCAGGCGTACGAGATCCGCGACGGCCGCGTGTACGGTTGCGGCGCCACCGACATGAAGGCCGGCGTCGCGGTGATGCTGGCGCTGCTGGAGCGGTGGAAGGAGCTGGAGGGCTCGCGCCCCGTCTGGATCTTCTACGACGGCGAGGAGGGGCCGAGCGAGGGGAACGGGCTGGAGGCCGTGCTCACCTGGCCGGAGCTCCCCGCCATCGACTTCGCCTTCATCCTGGAGCCCACCGACCGCGCGCTTCAGCCCGGCTGCATGGGCGTCCTCCACGCCAGCGTGACCGTGCCGGGCGTGCGGGCCCACAGCGCGCGCCCCTGGCAGGGCGAGAACGCCATCTACCGCGCCATCCCGCTCCTGGAGAAGTTCGCACAGCTCGAGCGGCGCTGCATCACCTTCGGCGCGCTGGACTTCTACGAGGTGATCGTGGTGACGCAGGCGACTACTTCAAACTCCAAGAACGTGGTGCCTGACGCGCTGGTCCTCAACGTCAACTTCCGCTTCGCCCCCGGCAACACCGCCGAGAACGCCGAGCGCGAGCTGCGCGAGATCGTGGGCGACGCGGCGACGGTGGAACTCATCGACTCGGCGCCCTCCGGCGAGGTGCACGCGGACCATCCACTGATCCGCGATTGGCGGGAGCGGCTGGCGCTCGACATCCAGCCGAAGCAGGCGTGGACCGACGTGGCCCGCTTCACCGCGCACGGCATCCCCGCCGTCAACTTCGGCCCCGGCGAGACATCGCAGGCGCACCAGGCGAACGAATGGTGCTCCATCGATTCGCTGGAGCACTGTTTCGCCGCCCTGTACCGGTACTTTCGCCCGTGA
- a CDS encoding 2,3,4,5-tetrahydropyridine-2,6-dicarboxylate N-succinyltransferase, translating into MELGELERTVSAAFAERERLKEPATREAVEETIALLDTGRVRVAEKVDGVWRVNAWVKEAILLYFALRPLEPMEAGDLRFFDKIRTKTDLQAQGIRVVPPGVARYGSFLEPGCVVMPGYVNIGAYVGAGTMVDTWATVGSCAQIGAGVHLSGGVGIGGVLEPPGASPVIIEDGAFIGSRSIVVEGVVVEEEAVLGASVVLTASTPIVDVTGSEPVITKGRVPARSVLIPGTLPKEFPAGTFHVPCALRIGERKASTDKKTSLNDVLRTFDVQV; encoded by the coding sequence ATGGAGCTTGGGGAGCTGGAACGGACCGTGTCTGCCGCGTTCGCGGAGCGCGAGCGCCTGAAGGAGCCCGCCACGCGCGAGGCCGTCGAGGAGACCATCGCCCTGCTGGACACGGGGCGGGTGCGGGTGGCCGAGAAGGTGGACGGGGTGTGGCGCGTCAACGCGTGGGTCAAGGAGGCGATCCTCCTCTACTTCGCCCTGCGCCCGCTGGAGCCTATGGAGGCCGGCGACCTGCGCTTCTTCGACAAGATCCGCACCAAGACGGACCTGCAGGCGCAGGGGATCCGCGTGGTGCCGCCGGGGGTGGCCCGCTACGGATCGTTCCTGGAGCCGGGGTGCGTCGTCATGCCCGGGTACGTCAACATCGGCGCGTACGTGGGCGCCGGGACGATGGTGGACACCTGGGCCACGGTGGGCTCGTGCGCGCAGATCGGCGCGGGGGTGCACCTCTCCGGCGGCGTGGGGATCGGCGGGGTGCTGGAGCCGCCGGGCGCGTCGCCGGTCATCATCGAGGACGGCGCCTTCATCGGCTCGCGATCGATCGTGGTGGAGGGGGTGGTGGTGGAGGAGGAGGCGGTGCTGGGCGCCAGCGTGGTGCTGACCGCCTCCACCCCCATCGTGGACGTGACGGGGAGCGAGCCGGTCATCACAAAGGGCCGCGTTCCCGCCCGCTCCGTCCTGATCCCCGGCACGCTCCCCAAGGAGTTCCCGGCCGGCACCTTTCACGTCCCTTGCGCCCTCCGCATCGGCGAGCGCAAGGCATCGACGGACAAGAAGACGTCGCTGAACGACGTGCTGAGGACGTTCGACGTCCAGGTGTAA
- a CDS encoding SCO family protein: MANGTRRPAMWAAIALACAAALGAAAVGGAGGWPGASSFHGTTYDDTGPAPAFALVDHDGRPATLDSYRGRPVLLFFGYTHCPDVCPLTLARLQRSVRAAGRRGQDVRILLVTNDPARDTPPVLKSYVSKFGPQVVGLTGDSASMARAMAGYGAYTMPAAPAAAHGGANPAKPAMISHSAVVYGIDREGRLRVVITEGAKQEWMDDDVRTLSRL; the protein is encoded by the coding sequence ATGGCGAACGGAACGCGCCGCCCCGCCATGTGGGCGGCGATCGCGCTGGCATGCGCCGCGGCTCTCGGGGCGGCGGCGGTGGGGGGAGCGGGCGGCTGGCCGGGCGCCTCCTCCTTCCACGGCACCACCTACGACGACACCGGCCCCGCGCCCGCCTTCGCCCTGGTGGACCACGACGGGCGCCCGGCGACGCTGGACAGCTATCGAGGGCGCCCCGTGCTCCTCTTCTTCGGCTACACGCACTGCCCGGACGTCTGCCCGCTCACGCTGGCGCGCTTGCAGCGCTCCGTGCGCGCCGCGGGGCGACGGGGCCAGGACGTCCGCATCCTCCTGGTGACGAACGACCCCGCGCGCGACACGCCGCCGGTGCTCAAGAGCTACGTGTCGAAGTTCGGCCCGCAGGTCGTCGGCCTCACCGGCGACTCCGCGTCGATGGCGCGCGCCATGGCCGGCTACGGCGCCTACACCATGCCCGCCGCGCCCGCGGCCGCGCACGGCGGCGCCAATCCGGCGAAGCCCGCCATGATCTCCCACTCGGCCGTCGTGTACGGGATCGACCGCGAGGGGCGGCTCCGCGTCGTCATCACGGAGGGCGCGAAGCAGGAGTGGATGGACGACGACGTGAGGACGCTGTCACGGCTTTGA
- a CDS encoding pyridoxal phosphate-dependent aminotransferase translates to MNPTMERITPSLIRALHARKRPGDIDLGLGEPVLRPDMRLFEGAMERVRVHGTPYSPNGGFTELREAIALHHGFPERTAAANVCTTVGSEEALFLAIKTTLNPARDEVLIVEPCYLAYPKLCILEGIRYRTVALSPDDGFAPRAAPVLEALGPDTRMVILNSPCNPTARVWPEAELRALAEGLSARPGPPVYVLVDEVYRELYYGPEPPASLATLYPHALTVGSLSKSNALTGMRSGWLIADAPVIANAIKVHGLVNTASSTFSQWVAMEAFAQPGSLAAHRPLYAARRRALLALAERHGIELVPPEGAFYAFIRLPPHLAANSMAAAERLLDEHRVVAVPGTAFGPSAEGWLRISWVPEEATLAEGMARMAAFFASA, encoded by the coding sequence GTGAACCCCACCATGGAGCGGATCACGCCCTCGCTGATCCGCGCCCTCCACGCCCGCAAGCGCCCCGGCGACATCGACCTGGGTCTGGGCGAGCCCGTGCTGCGCCCCGACATGCGGCTCTTCGAGGGCGCCATGGAGCGCGTCCGCGTCCACGGAACTCCGTACTCGCCCAACGGCGGCTTCACCGAGCTGCGCGAGGCGATTGCGCTCCACCATGGCTTTCCGGAGCGCACCGCCGCGGCCAACGTCTGCACCACCGTGGGATCGGAGGAAGCCCTCTTCCTCGCGATCAAGACGACGCTGAACCCGGCGCGCGACGAGGTGCTGATCGTGGAGCCGTGCTACCTCGCCTACCCGAAGCTGTGCATCCTGGAGGGGATCCGCTACCGCACCGTCGCGCTCTCGCCTGACGACGGCTTTGCGCCGCGAGCTGCGCCGGTGCTGGAGGCGCTGGGGCCGGACACGCGCATGGTCATCCTCAACTCGCCGTGCAACCCGACGGCGCGCGTGTGGCCGGAGGCGGAGCTTCGCGCGCTTGCCGAGGGGCTCTCCGCGCGCCCCGGCCCGCCGGTGTACGTGCTGGTGGACGAAGTGTATCGCGAGCTCTACTACGGGCCGGAGCCGCCCGCCTCCCTGGCGACGCTGTATCCGCACGCGCTCACCGTCGGGTCGCTCTCCAAGAGCAACGCGCTGACCGGGATGCGCTCAGGGTGGCTGATCGCGGACGCTCCCGTCATCGCCAACGCCATCAAGGTGCACGGGCTGGTGAACACCGCCTCCAGCACCTTCAGCCAGTGGGTTGCGATGGAGGCGTTCGCGCAGCCGGGCTCCCTGGCCGCGCACCGCCCGCTCTACGCCGCCCGCCGCCGCGCGCTGCTGGCCCTGGCGGAGCGGCACGGGATCGAGCTGGTGCCGCCGGAGGGCGCGTTCTACGCCTTCATCCGCCTCCCCCCGCACCTCGCCGCCAACTCGATGGCCGCGGCGGAGCGCCTCCTGGACGAGCACCGCGTGGTAGCCGTCCCCGGCACCGCCTTCGGCCCCAGCGCAGAGGGATGGCTGCGCATCTCCTGGGTTCCCGAGGAGGCCACGCTCGCCGAGGGGATGGCGCGCATGGCGGCGTTCTTCGCCAGCGCGTAA